One window of the Marinilactibacillus sp. Marseille-P9653 genome contains the following:
- a CDS encoding Na+/H+ antiporter NhaC family protein, with protein MKKKVTWSLILTTLFLFLPQTVHAEEVQSSLANSIGWMTLIPPVIAIILAFVTKNVVLSLFVGIFSGTIIMQFYNDTNILMAIFNGFMDIVDYILNSLADPWNAGIILQVMTIGGLIALITSMGGAQAVAESLAKKAKGPISAQMITWALGILIFFDDYANALIVGPIMRPVSDKMNISRERLAFVIDATAAPIAGIVLVSTWIGYEVGLINDAYQSIGQEVNAYGIFLQTIPYRFYNILMLLFVFVTSLTLREFGPMKKAQERARDTGLLVDEASEIETGDEEQEVLDKEKASIWNALIPIGSLIVFSFLGFYLNGRSEILSGDNNILAQTITNSPLSFETIRETFGASDASIVLFQAALISSIIALVMGVSQDLFNFSKGIEIWVNGMKTLMITGVVLLLAWSLSSVMNELGTADYLVSLLGDTLPPVLLPSVIFILGAIISFSTGTSYGTMGILMPLAIPLATALQPGNPDFVIMSAGAVLTGAIFGDHSSPISDTTILSSMGAGSNLIDHVKTQLPYALAVGIISIVFGYLPSAMGLNIWIILPITFVATIAMVFILGRKVDTTERS; from the coding sequence TAGGCTGGATGACGTTGATTCCACCAGTGATTGCAATCATACTTGCGTTTGTAACTAAGAATGTTGTTTTGTCATTATTTGTAGGAATTTTTTCTGGAACAATTATTATGCAATTCTACAATGATACCAATATTTTAATGGCGATTTTTAACGGCTTTATGGATATTGTGGATTATATTCTGAATTCACTAGCAGATCCTTGGAATGCTGGGATTATTTTACAAGTTATGACGATTGGTGGACTAATCGCCTTGATCACCAGTATGGGTGGTGCACAGGCGGTAGCGGAGAGTCTGGCAAAGAAAGCCAAAGGCCCAATCAGCGCGCAGATGATCACATGGGCACTAGGGATTTTGATTTTCTTTGATGATTACGCAAATGCGCTGATTGTTGGACCAATCATGAGACCAGTATCTGATAAAATGAACATTTCAAGAGAAAGGCTCGCTTTTGTTATTGATGCTACTGCTGCTCCAATAGCTGGAATTGTACTTGTTTCGACTTGGATAGGGTATGAAGTTGGTCTGATCAATGATGCCTATCAGTCTATTGGTCAAGAAGTGAATGCATACGGCATATTTCTTCAAACGATTCCTTACCGTTTCTACAATATTTTAATGCTACTTTTCGTGTTCGTGACCTCTCTAACACTTAGAGAATTCGGTCCAATGAAAAAAGCACAAGAAAGAGCCAGAGACACGGGGTTACTTGTAGATGAAGCTTCTGAAATCGAAACAGGAGATGAAGAACAAGAAGTTTTAGATAAAGAAAAAGCGTCAATCTGGAATGCACTGATCCCAATTGGAAGTCTGATTGTTTTTAGTTTCCTAGGATTCTACTTGAATGGTCGTTCAGAAATTCTTAGTGGAGACAATAATATACTTGCGCAAACCATTACAAACTCTCCACTTTCTTTTGAAACGATCAGAGAAACATTCGGAGCTTCTGATGCGTCCATTGTACTGTTTCAGGCAGCCTTGATCTCAAGTATTATTGCTTTAGTTATGGGTGTTTCACAAGATTTATTCAATTTCAGTAAAGGGATTGAAATTTGGGTAAATGGGATGAAGACATTGATGATTACGGGCGTTGTTTTGTTACTTGCTTGGTCATTATCAAGTGTTATGAACGAATTGGGAACAGCTGATTACCTTGTTTCTTTATTAGGCGATACGCTGCCGCCTGTTTTACTGCCTTCAGTGATCTTCATTTTAGGTGCAATCATATCGTTTTCAACAGGAACTTCTTATGGAACAATGGGTATCCTGATGCCACTTGCTATACCACTAGCAACGGCCTTACAACCTGGAAATCCAGACTTCGTCATCATGTCTGCAGGTGCTGTATTAACGGGGGCGATATTTGGAGATCATAGTTCACCAATCTCTGATACAACGATTTTGTCTTCTATGGGTGCAGGATCTAACTTGATCGATCACGTGAAGACGCAATTACCTTATGCACTAGCAGTTGGGATAATTTCAATCGTGTTTGGATACCTTCCATCCGCAATGGGACTGAACATTTGGATCATACTACCGATTACTTTTGTCGCAACAATCGCAATGGTATTCATTCTTGGTAGGAAAGTGGATACAACAGAGCGGAGTTAA
- a CDS encoding O-acetyl-ADP-ribose deacetylase, producing the protein MNGTIKVWRGDITTLNVDAIVNAANSSLLGGGGVDGAIHRAAGPGLLEACKKLNGAKTGEAKWTKGFNLPSNYVIHTVGPVYKNGSSEVKKQLANCYENALEIAEKQRIHSIAFPAISTGIYGYPAEEAAEIAVETIRRKLEQSPIEIEVTLVAFDEKTEQLYKKNLEG; encoded by the coding sequence ATGAATGGAACAATAAAAGTATGGCGTGGAGATATTACAACACTGAATGTCGATGCCATTGTCAACGCAGCAAACTCTTCACTTTTAGGTGGAGGAGGAGTGGACGGTGCGATTCACAGAGCTGCAGGACCAGGGCTGTTGGAAGCCTGCAAAAAACTAAATGGAGCTAAAACGGGTGAGGCTAAATGGACAAAAGGATTCAACCTTCCATCAAATTATGTGATTCATACAGTCGGTCCAGTCTATAAAAACGGCTCTAGTGAAGTAAAAAAGCAACTAGCAAATTGTTACGAGAATGCTCTTGAGATCGCAGAAAAACAAAGGATTCACTCCATTGCTTTTCCTGCAATTAGTACAGGGATATACGGGTATCCAGCAGAAGAAGCAGCGGAAATAGCTGTTGAAACGATCAGGCGAAAACTAGAACAATCTCCTATAGAGATTGAAGTCACACTCGTTGCTTTTGACGAGAAAACAGAACAGTTATACAAAAAGAATTTAGAAGGGTAA
- a CDS encoding DUF305 domain-containing protein, whose protein sequence is MRQYLKFGLMILTSTVVMYIMMFLNVFEFDHVRFSQTRLFMAIMMGSVMAFIMMLFMWKMYKNKKLNKIILAASVCCFGISLWLVRSQQTVDDTSWMKAMIPHHSIAILTSERAQITDPRVRELADGIIETQREEIQQMNQLIKSLEEQEDEEERSSNPQKSTDFTDQAVMDSTILNKNGMD, encoded by the coding sequence ATGAGACAGTACTTAAAATTTGGACTGATGATTTTGACATCTACAGTCGTTATGTATATCATGATGTTTTTGAACGTATTTGAATTCGATCATGTAAGATTCAGTCAAACCAGACTCTTTATGGCTATTATGATGGGGTCCGTTATGGCCTTTATTATGATGCTGTTTATGTGGAAAATGTATAAAAACAAGAAACTGAATAAAATTATTCTAGCGGCTTCAGTTTGTTGTTTTGGTATTTCGTTGTGGCTTGTAAGAAGCCAGCAAACTGTGGATGACACTTCATGGATGAAAGCCATGATTCCGCATCATTCGATTGCAATCCTAACAAGTGAACGTGCACAAATAACTGACCCTAGAGTTCGAGAGCTTGCAGATGGTATAATAGAAACGCAAAGAGAAGAAATACAGCAAATGAATCAATTGATCAAGTCTTTAGAAGAACAAGAAGATGAAGAAGAACGTTCATCAAATCCGCAAAAGTCAACTGATTTTACGGATCAAGCTGTAATGGACTCAACAATATTAAATAAGAATGGAATGGATTAA
- a CDS encoding YwbE family protein codes for MDGKKRDTIKIGALVDIVLKKDQRSGKLTRGHVKRILTNSPQHPHGIKVMLEEQDQVGRVQAIL; via the coding sequence ATGGACGGAAAGAAAAGAGATACGATTAAAATCGGCGCATTAGTGGATATTGTTTTAAAAAAAGATCAAAGATCAGGCAAGCTGACGAGAGGTCACGTCAAAAGAATATTGACGAACAGTCCGCAGCATCCTCACGGAATTAAAGTGATGCTGGAAGAGCAAGATCAAGTCGGAAGAGTACAAGCTATTCTATAA